One window of the Rhodococcus sovatensis genome contains the following:
- the rplM gene encoding 50S ribosomal protein L13, which translates to MSTYSPKAGDTTRTWHVIDATDVVLGRLAVQAATLLRGKHKPTYAPNVDGGDFVVIINAEKVAISGNKLDGKFHHHHSGHPGGLKSRSTRQVLENNPDRLVEKAVKGMIPKNKLGNAIAGKLKVYAGPNHPHAAQQPVPFEIKQVSQ; encoded by the coding sequence GTGTCTACATACAGCCCGAAGGCCGGGGATACCACCCGGACTTGGCATGTGATCGACGCCACGGACGTCGTGCTCGGACGCCTCGCCGTCCAAGCCGCGACGCTTCTGCGCGGAAAGCACAAGCCGACCTACGCACCCAACGTCGACGGTGGCGACTTCGTCGTCATCATCAACGCCGAGAAGGTTGCCATCAGTGGCAACAAGCTCGACGGTAAGTTCCACCACCACCACTCCGGCCACCCGGGCGGTCTGAAGTCGCGCTCGACCCGACAGGTGTTGGAGAACAACCCCGATCGTCTCGTGGAGAAGGCCGTCAAGGGCATGATCCCCAAGAACAAGCTCGGCAATGCCATCGCGGGCAAGCTGAAGGTCTACGCGGGACCCAATCACCCGCACGCAGCTCAGCAGCCCGTTCCGTTCGAGATCAAGCAGGTGTCCCAGTGA
- a CDS encoding TraR/DksA family transcriptional regulator codes for MNRDNARIAESRALVAARLESLRAQFRAIVEGSRWSTDDDEHDPEGSTIAFERAAVLSLARDAEDEIRELDAAAARVASGTYGTCERCGSPIADARLEALPAARRCIACVRMR; via the coding sequence ATGAACCGTGACAACGCGCGAATCGCCGAGTCGAGGGCTCTCGTTGCCGCGCGGCTCGAGTCGCTGCGAGCTCAGTTCCGGGCGATCGTCGAGGGCTCCCGATGGTCGACCGACGACGACGAACACGACCCCGAGGGATCGACCATCGCGTTCGAGAGGGCAGCGGTGCTCTCGCTCGCGCGAGATGCGGAAGACGAGATCAGGGAGCTCGACGCCGCCGCAGCGCGGGTGGCGTCGGGGACATACGGCACGTGCGAGCGGTGTGGTTCACCGATAGCCGACGCTCGACTGGAAGCCCTACCGGCCGCGCGTCGCTGTATAGCGTGTGTGCGGATGCGGTGA
- the rpsI gene encoding 30S ribosomal protein S9, which yields MTAPEGNDVTSQENLEDGVEIAADEFVAVEDPEVVEEIEAAAAAPAPILFDRPVQTVGRRKEAVARVRFTPGTGGFKLNGRSLEDYFPNKVHQQLIKAPMVLVDRAESFDIVALLHGGGPSGQAGALRLAISRALIEVTPEDRPPLKAAGFLTRDARAVERKKYGLKKARKASQYSKR from the coding sequence GTGACGGCGCCGGAGGGAAATGACGTGACGTCGCAGGAAAACCTGGAAGATGGCGTGGAGATCGCCGCGGACGAGTTCGTGGCAGTCGAAGACCCCGAGGTCGTAGAAGAGATCGAAGCAGCCGCTGCGGCGCCCGCTCCGATCCTGTTCGATCGCCCGGTCCAGACCGTCGGTCGTCGTAAGGAAGCTGTTGCGCGTGTTCGGTTCACACCGGGCACCGGCGGCTTCAAGCTCAACGGCCGTAGCCTCGAGGACTACTTCCCGAACAAGGTGCATCAGCAGCTGATCAAGGCTCCGATGGTGCTCGTCGATCGGGCAGAATCCTTCGACATCGTCGCGCTGCTGCACGGTGGCGGACCTTCCGGTCAGGCCGGCGCGCTGCGTCTCGCCATCTCGCGCGCCCTCATCGAGGTCACCCCCGAGGATCGCCCGCCGCTCAAGGCTGCCGGCTTCCTCACTCGTGACGCGCGTGCGGTCGAGCGTAAGAAGTACGGCCTGAAGAAGGCCCGCAAGGCGTCGCAGTACTCCAAGCGCTGA